From Nicotiana tabacum cultivar K326 chromosome 20, ASM71507v2, whole genome shotgun sequence, one genomic window encodes:
- the LOC142174317 gene encoding secreted RxLR effector protein 161-like: protein MESIPYSSIVGSLMYAQTCTRSDTSFAIGMLGRYQSNPIIDHWKAANKVLRYLKGTKDYMFMYRRSKHLEVVGYLNLDFAGCIDTRKSTFGYLFQLAEGAISWKSVKQSVIATSTMEAEFAACFEATIHALWLQNFILGLGVVDTITKPLKIYCDNSAAVFFSKNDKYSKGAKHMELKYFTVKEEVQKQRMSLEHIRTDLMIANPLTKGLQPKIFKEHVHRMGLGCIYD from the coding sequence ATGGAATCAATTCCTTACTCTTCAATTGTTGGTAGTCTGATGTATGCTCAGACTTGCACAAGATCGGATACTAGTTTTGCGATCGGAATGCTAGGAAGATATCAGAGTAACCCAATAATTGATCACTGGAAAGCTGCAAATAAAGTTTTGAGGTACCTGAAAGGAACGAAGGATTACATGTTCATGTATAGGAGGTCCAAGCATTTGGAAGTTGTTGGATACTTGAATTTAGATTTCGCTGGATGTATTGACACTAGAAAATCCACGTTTGGTTATTTGTTCCAATTAGCTGAAGGAGCAATATCGTGGAAGAGTGTCAAACAGTCTGTTATTGCTACATCCACGATGGAAGCAGAATTTGCGGCATGCTTTGAAGCCACAATTCATGCATTATGGCTGCAAAACTTTATTTTAGGACTTGGGGTTGTCGACACCATTACCAAGCCGCTGAAAATTTACTGTGATAATTCTGCAGCAGTATTCTTCTCCAAGAACGATAAGTACTCCAAAGGTGCCAAACATATGGAATTAAAGTACTTTACCGTCAAGGAGGAAGTTCAGAAACAAAGAATGTCACTTGAGCATATTAGAACTGATCTCATGATTGCAAATCCGTTAACGAAAGGTTTACAGCCGAAGATATTTAAAGAACATGTACATAGAATGGGTCTTGGCTGTATTTATGACTGA
- the LOC107803742 gene encoding aldehyde oxidase GLOX encodes MEFKNLSFYFLFALFLLFSTFPLSFSSSSSSSSPKQNGGHRQSPSLPNSIIQSSFSTSFDFKFSGQAGPLDQKNSDHRNGKWILLQKSIGVSAMHMQLLHNNKVVIFDRTDFGASNLSLPQGQCRYNDEAIRVDCTAHSILYDVATNTYRPLMVTTDVWCSSGAVNPNGTLIQTGGYHAGERKIRLFSPCNNDEHCDWTELPQNLTVKRWYSSDHILPDGRVIIVGGRRAFSYEFFPQNSQNNGIFYLPFLKETTDPKEENNLYPFLYLLPDGNIYIFANQRSIVLDYVNNKIIREFPPIPGEKRTYPATGSSVMLPMKLVASASSPVVEVMVCGGANGGAFSQAEKGVFLPASRTCGRMRITDPDPVWVMEDMPMGRVMPDMLLLPTGDVIILNGASKGTAGWESAIDPVLNPVLYKPNELDLSKRFTVLKPSNIPRMYHSAATLLPDGRIVVGGSNPHIRYNFTGVQYPTELSLEAFRPPYLAPEHSHLRPSILTVEGPVSYGQKFSITFTLGFYQPAKELMVSMIPPSFTTHSFAMNQRLLILDVVGVQRLSLFAQKITVCAPPSRNIAPPGYYMVFVVHRGVPGHSSWIRMQ; translated from the exons ATGGAATTCAAGAATCTatctttttatttcctttttgctCTCTTCCTTCTTTTCTCAACTTTCCCTCTCTCattttcatcttcatcttcatcttcatcccctAAACAAAATGGTGGCCACCGACAGAGTCCATCACTGCCTAATAGTATTATTCAATCATCATTTTCCACGTCCTTTGACTTCAAATTCTCAGGTCAAGCAGGACCATTGGATCAAAAAAACTCAGATCATAGAAATGGTAAATGGATTCTTTTACAAAAATCCATTGGTGTCTCTGCCATGCACATGCAACTTCTCCATAATAACAAGGTTGTCATCTTCGACCGTACAGATTTCGGTGCTTCTAACCTTTCCCTTCCCCAAGGCCAATGCAG GTATAATGACGAAGCCATCAGAGTAGATTGCACAGCTCATTCTATCTTGTACGATGTTGCCACCAACACTTATCGTCCTCTCATGGTTACCACCGACGTTTGGTGTTCCTCTGGTGCCGTTAACCCTAACGGCACCCTTATCCAAACCGGCGGATACCATGCGGGTGAACGTAAAATACGGTTGTTTTCACCATGTAATAACGATGAACATTGTGATTGGACGGAACTTCCACAGAATCTCACCGTTAAAAGATGGTACTCTTCAGATCATATACTTCCAGATGGACGTGTAATAATTGTTGGAGGTAGAAGAGCTTTTAGCTATGAGTTTTTcccacaaaactcacaaaataatGGGAttttttatcttccttttttgAAGGAAACAACTGACCCTAAAGAGGAGAACAATCTTTATCcatttttgtaccttttacctGATGGAAATATTTACATTTTCGCTAATCAACGGTCCATAGTCTTAGATTACgtgaataataaaattattagagAGTTTCCACCAATTCCCGGCGAAAAAAGGACTTATCCGGCGACTGGTTCATCGGTAATGCTACCGATGAAATTAGTCGCCAGTGCTTCGTCGCCGGTGGTGGAGGTGATGGTATGTGGCGGTGCTAACGGTGGCGCGTTTTCACAAGCTGAGAAGGGTGTTTTTTTGCCTGCTTCACGTACATGTGGACGTATGAGGATTACGGATCCGGATCCTGTATGGGTCATGGAGGATATGCCAATGGGTCGGGTCATGCCCGATATGTTGTTGTTGCCTACAGGAGATGTAATTATACTAAATGGAGCTTCAAAAGGGACAGCCGGGTGGGAAAGTGCAATTGACCCGGTGTTGAACCCCGTTCTTTACAAGCCAAATGAACTCGACCTCAGTAAGAGATTTACTGTACTCAAACCAAGTAACATTCCAAGAATGTACCACTCAGCAGCTACATTATTGCCAGATGGCAGAATAGTAGTGGGTGGAAGTAATCCACACATAAGGTACAACTTTACAGGCGTACAGTACCCCACAGAGTTAAGCTTAGAAGCATTTAGGCCACCATATTTGGCCCCAGAACACTCACATCTCCGACCATCAATCTTGACCGTTGAAGGACCCGTATCATACGGTCAGAAATTCTCCATCACATTTACACTTGGTTTTTACCAGCCTGCAAAGGAGCTCATGGTAAGCATGATTCCACCCTCATTTACCACACACTCATTCGCGATGAATCAACGGTTATTAATATTGGACGTTGTGGGAGTTCAACGGCTGTCGTTGTTTGCACAAAAGATTACGGTGTGTGCACCTCCATCGCGTAATATTGCACCTCCAGGCTATTATATGGTGTTTGTCGTACACAGAGGTGTTCCTGGACACTCCTCTTGGATCAGGATGCAGTAA